A part of Loxodonta africana isolate mLoxAfr1 chromosome 11, mLoxAfr1.hap2, whole genome shotgun sequence genomic DNA contains:
- the LOC100664153 gene encoding eukaryotic translation initiation factor 3 subunit H-like, whose protein sequence is MASRKEGTGSATTSSSSTTGATGKGKGGSGDSAVKQVQIDGLVVLKIIKHYQEEGQGTEVVQGVLLGLVVEDRLEITNCFPFPHHTEDDADFDEVQYQMEMMRSLRHVNIDHLHVGWYQSTYYGSFITRALLDSQFSYQHAIEESVVLIYDPIKTAQGSLSLKAYRLTPKLMEVCKEKDFSPEALKKANITFEHMFEEVLIVIKNSHLINVLMWELEKKSAVADKHELLSLASSNHLGKNLQLLMDRVDEMSQDIIKYNTYMRNTSKQQQQKHQYQQHRQQENMQRQSRGEPPLPEEDLSKLFKPPQPPARMDSLLIAGQINTYCRNIKEFTAQNLGKLFMAQALQEYNN, encoded by the coding sequence ATGGCGTCCCGCAAGGAAGGCACCGGCTCTGCCACCACCTCTTCCAGCTCCACTACCGGCGCTACGGGGAAAGGCAAAGGCGGCTCCGGAGACTCGGCCGTGAAGCAAGTGCAGATCGATGGCCTGGTggtattaaaaataatcaaacattATCAAGAAGAAGGACAAGGAACTGAAGTTGTTCAAGGAGTGCTTTTGGGTTTGGTTGTAGAAGATCGGCTTGAAATTACCAACTGCTTTCCTTTCCCCCACCATACAGAGGATGATGctgattttgatgaagtccaatatcAGATGGAAATGATGCGGAGCCTTCGCCATGTAAACATTGATCATCTCCACGTGGGCTGGTACCAGTCCACATACTATGGGTCGTTCATCACCCGGGCGCTCCTGGACTCTCAGTTCAGTTACCAGCACGCCATTGAGGAATCTGTCGTTCTCATTTATGATCCCATAAAAACTGCCCAAGGGTCTCTCTCGCTGAAGGCATACAGACTGACTCCTAAGCTGATGGAAGTATGTAAAGAGAAGGATTTTTCTCCTGAAGCATTGAAAAAGGCAAATATCACCTTCGAGCACATGTTTGAAGAAGTGCTGATTGTAATAAAAAATTCACATCTGATCAACGTCCTAATGTGGGAGCTTGAGAAGAAGTCAGCTGTAGCAGATAAACATGAATTGCTCAGCCTTGCTAGCAGCAATCATCTGGGAAAGAATCTACAGTTGCTGATGGACAGAGTGGATGAAATGAGCCAAGATATCATTAAATATAACACGTACATGAGAAACACTAgtaaacagcagcagcagaaacaTCAGTATCAGCAGCACCGCCAGCAGGAGAATATGCAGCGCCAGAGTCGAGGAGAACCCCCGCTACCTGAGGAGGACCTGTCCAAACTCTTCAAACCACCCCAGCCCCCTGCCAGGATGGATTCGCTGCTTATTGCAGGCCAGATTAACACTTACTGCCGGAACATCAAGGAGTTCACTGCCCAGAACCTAGGTAAACTCTTCATGGCCCAGGCTCTTCAAGAATATAACAATTAA